The proteins below come from a single Biomphalaria glabrata chromosome 10, xgBioGlab47.1, whole genome shotgun sequence genomic window:
- the LOC106069153 gene encoding uncharacterized protein LOC106069153 → MLTSKGKVLQIKEYQNDACEVYDMQIEKVIRDRYPTKVVQAHKRLDPNRKWAVKVCYKHDTEKGISAERQFLTEVGLLAELKHPFIMCLDTVASFPNYFCFVMPFYEQGTLTKALPTMTQLLRDEWLVQLCCGIKFLHDRGVAHRDLKSDNILITNQKNVVIADFGLADYVLPSEPLVTGRKGTLLHISPEQDNETFNCFQCDMYSLGVVYWCMMYMVDVIDLKPKEPLLTIASRTFIPEIDRYILSCLLEADPTKRFSVLSLLHLLNYSERFILVYCNCQEMCFFVQVSEFKQDFVMIAVPKNLGTINM, encoded by the exons ATGTTGACCAGTAAAGGAAAAGTCTTACAAATTAAAGAGTATCAGAATGATGCCTGTGAAGTCTACGATATGCAGATAGAGAAAGTTATAAGGGATCGTTACCCTACCAAAGTTGTACAAGCTCACAAAAGACTCGATCCCAACAGAAAGTGGGCTGTAAAAGTGTGTTACAAACATGATACAGAGAAAGGGATTTCGGCGGAACGTCAGTTCTTAACAGAAGTTGGACTACTGGCAGAGCTCAAACATCCCTTCATCATGTGCTTGGACACCGTGGCATCATTTCCCAATTACTTCTGCTTCGTCATGCCATTCTACGAGCAGGGCACGCTGACCAAGGCTCTCCCAACGATGACACAGTTGTTGAGAGATGAATGGCTGGTGCAGCTTTGCTGTGGAATCAAGTTTCTTCACGACAGAGGAGTCGCTCACAGAGACCTGAAATCTGACAACATTTTAATCACCAACCAAAAGAATGTGGTCATTGCTGATTTTGGATTAGCTGATTACGTCTTGCCATCTGAGCCTTTAGTTACCGGGAGAAAAGGAACACTCTTGCATATCTCCCCTGAGCAGGACAATGAGACATTTAACTGTTTCCAA TGCGATATGTACTCACTTGGAGTAGTCTACTGGTGCATGATGTACATGGTAGATGTCATAGACCTGAAGCCTAAAGAGCCACTACTCACGATAGCTTCACGAACATTCATTCCAGAGATCGACAG ATACATTCTGTCATGTCTTTTGGAAGCTGATCCTACCAAGAGGTTTTCAGTCCTGAGTCTCCTCCATTTACTGAACTACTCAGAACGCTTT ATATTGGTTTACTGTAACTGTCAAGAGATGTGTTTCTTTGTTCAAGTCTCAGAGTTCAAACAAGATTTTGTGATGATAGCTGTTCCTAAAAATTTGGGCACTATAAATATGTAA